In Daucus carota subsp. sativus chromosome 4, DH1 v3.0, whole genome shotgun sequence, one DNA window encodes the following:
- the LOC108219302 gene encoding ubiquitin-conjugating enzyme E2 22 codes for MATNENLPPNVIKQLAKELKNLDETPPEGIRVGVNDDDFSTIFADIEGPAGTPYANGVFRMKLILGHDYPHSPPAGYFLTKIFHPNVAPKNGEICVNTLKKDWNPGLGLRHVLIVIRCLLIEPFPGSALNEQAGKMLLDDYEEYARYARIYTDCHAIKPKPKFKNGAISESTTALNVGQTNTSVLSTEQKNGATGAAVPLPSPLAPTTNTVVKGSQDQSTNAASSTVTDTGISGSATSSLAPVMKNKENVGLPKVNADKKKIDARKKSLKRL; via the exons ATG GCGACAAATGAAAATCTTCCTCCGAATGTTATAAAGCAGCTTGCCAAGGAACTGAAAAATCTTGACGAAACTCCTCCCGAGGGCATTAGAGTGGGTGTTAATGATGATGATTTTTCAACCATTTTTGCTGATATAGAAGGACCAG CTGGGACACCTTATGCCAATGGTGTTTTTCGGATGAAGTTAATACTTGGTCATGATTACCCGCATTCTCCTCCCGCAG GCTATTTTTTGACCAAGATTTTCCACCCGAACGTCGCACCAAAAAATGGTGAGATCTGTGTCAACACGTTGAAAAAGGATTGGAACCCTGGTCTTGGCTTAAGACATGTTCTTATT GTCATTAGATGCTTACTGATTGAACCATTTCCGGGATCAGCTTTGAATGAGCAGGCCGGAAAGATGCTGCTTGATGATTATGAAGAGTACGCTAGATATGCCAG GATCTACACTGATTGTCATGCTATAAAGCCAAAACCAAAGTTTAAAAATGGAGCAATTTCTGAGTCGACCACTGCTTTAAATGTTGGCCAGACCAACACCTCAGTTCTTAGCACTGAACAGAAGAATGGTGCAACAGGCGCTGCAGTTCCATTGCCATCTCCATTGGCCCCTACTACTAATACTGTGGTCAAAGGAAGTCAAGACCAGTCGACAAATGCTGCCTCCAGTACAGTGACAGATACGGGAATTAGTGGCTCGGCAACTTCTTCACTGGCGCCAGTGATGAAAAATAAGGAAAATGTTGGGTTGCCCAAGGTTAATGCAGACAAGAAGAAGATCGATGCAAGAAAGAAAAGCTTGAAAAGATTATAA